In one Trichlorobacter lovleyi SZ genomic region, the following are encoded:
- the gatB gene encoding Asp-tRNA(Asn)/Glu-tRNA(Gln) amidotransferase subunit GatB, translated as MRFQPVIGLEVHVQLKTDSKIFCGCSTRFGAEPNLNTCPVCLALPGALPVLNQKVVEFAIMAGLATNCSISPTNIFARKNYFYPDLPKGYQISQFDLPICLAGHLDIAVGDQTKRIGITRIHMEEDAGKLVHGQGGGSGVDLNRAGTPLLEVVSEPDMRTADEAVAYLKKLYQIVTYLGICDGNMEEGSFRCDANVSVMPVGSGTFGTRAEIKNVNSFKFVKAAIEYEIARQCELIEDGGKVVQETRLFDPNKGVTRSMRGKEEAHDYRYFPDPDLVPVVISDDWIKRVKNELPELPEVKFNRFLTEYSLPEYDADVLTSSRPLADYFEQCAQTCNNAKAAANWVMGELTRSLNDNGIAIEDSPVSPAQLAGLIKLIDGGTISGTIAKKVFEDLWKNGGEAAAIVEQQGLAQVSDTGAIETAIDQIMAANMGQVEEYRGGKDKVFGFFVGQVMKAMKGKANPAVVNDLLKQKLAG; from the coding sequence ATGAGATTCCAACCGGTTATCGGACTTGAGGTCCATGTACAACTGAAGACAGACAGCAAGATCTTCTGCGGCTGCTCCACCCGCTTTGGCGCTGAGCCCAACCTGAACACCTGCCCGGTCTGCCTGGCTCTGCCCGGCGCCCTGCCGGTATTGAACCAGAAGGTGGTGGAGTTTGCCATCATGGCCGGTCTGGCCACCAACTGCAGCATCAGCCCCACCAACATCTTTGCCCGCAAGAACTACTTCTATCCTGACCTGCCTAAAGGGTACCAGATCAGCCAGTTTGACCTGCCGATCTGCCTGGCCGGTCACCTGGATATTGCAGTGGGTGATCAGACCAAACGAATCGGTATTACGAGAATCCATATGGAAGAGGATGCCGGCAAGCTGGTCCACGGCCAGGGCGGCGGTTCCGGAGTGGACCTGAACCGGGCCGGCACACCACTTCTGGAGGTGGTCTCCGAGCCGGATATGCGTACCGCCGATGAGGCGGTGGCCTACCTGAAAAAGCTGTACCAGATCGTGACCTACCTGGGGATCTGCGATGGCAACATGGAGGAGGGTTCCTTCCGCTGTGACGCCAACGTCTCGGTCATGCCGGTCGGTTCCGGCACCTTCGGCACCCGGGCCGAGATCAAGAACGTCAACTCCTTCAAGTTCGTCAAGGCGGCCATTGAATACGAGATCGCCCGCCAGTGCGAATTGATTGAAGATGGCGGCAAAGTTGTGCAGGAGACCCGCCTGTTTGATCCCAACAAAGGGGTCACCCGCTCCATGCGGGGCAAGGAAGAGGCCCACGACTACCGCTATTTCCCGGACCCTGATCTGGTGCCGGTGGTGATCTCTGACGACTGGATCAAGCGTGTTAAAAACGAGCTGCCGGAACTGCCTGAGGTCAAATTCAACCGCTTCCTGACTGAATACAGCCTGCCGGAGTATGATGCCGATGTCCTGACATCATCACGCCCCCTGGCCGACTACTTTGAACAGTGCGCCCAGACCTGCAATAATGCCAAGGCTGCCGCCAACTGGGTGATGGGTGAACTGACCCGTTCCCTGAATGACAATGGAATTGCCATTGAAGACAGCCCGGTCTCCCCTGCCCAACTGGCTGGTTTGATCAAGCTGATTGATGGCGGCACCATTTCCGGTACTATTGCCAAAAAGGTCTTTGAAGATCTCTGGAAGAACGGCGGCGAAGCAGCTGCCATTGTGGAGCAACAGGGACTGGCCCAGGTCTCCGACACCGGAGCCATTGAGACCGCCATTGACCAGATCATGGCCGCCAACATGGGACAGGTCGAGGAATACCGGGGCGGCAAAGACAAGGTCTTCGGCTTCTTTGTCGGCCAGGTCATGAAGGCGATGAAGGGCAAGGCCAACCCGGCCGTGGTCAACGACCTGCTGAAGCAGAAACTGGCGGGATAA
- a CDS encoding response regulator: MPQTVMIVDDALFIRTVLRTMLEECGCQILAEAASGLEALRCLHAVTPDLIFLDIILPDANGIDILDDIHRRLPDTAVIICSSISQEQTIHKALQHGAAAYLHKPFTQEAVAAVLKQLEDG; this comes from the coding sequence ATGCCGCAGACCGTCATGATTGTCGATGATGCCTTGTTCATCCGCACAGTGTTACGCACCATGCTGGAAGAATGTGGCTGTCAGATCCTGGCCGAGGCGGCCAGCGGCCTTGAGGCGTTGCGCTGTCTGCACGCGGTCACGCCGGACCTGATCTTTCTTGACATCATCCTGCCTGATGCCAACGGCATCGATATCCTGGATGACATCCATCGCAGACTGCCGGACACAGCAGTCATCATCTGCTCGTCCATCAGCCAGGAACAGACCATTCACAAGGCGCTGCAGCATGGTGCTGCTGCCTACCTGCACAAGCCGTTTACCCAGGAAGCTGTCGCCGCCGTACTCAAGCAGCTGGAAGACGGCTAG